In Sporanaerobacter acetigenes DSM 13106, a single window of DNA contains:
- the pepT gene encoding peptidase T — MSNVVERFLRYVKYETTSCEDSNTVPSTENQIIFARELGKELKELGLSDVSVDENGYVMATLTSNVDKQVPTIGFISHMDTSPDMSGEDVSPKIIKNYDGEDIVLNESKNIVLSPDDFPELKLYIGKELITTDGTTLLGADDKAGIAEIVTAMEYLIQNPQIPHGTIKIGFTPDEEIGSGADHFDIAKFDAQYAYTVDGGPLGELEYENFNAAGVKIHIQGRNVHPGSAKNKMINSMIVAMELNNMLPVNERPEYTEEYEGFFHLVGMRGTVEYTTIEYIIRDHNKDKFEQKKNLINQIVKFLNVKYGNIISIEIKDQYYNMKEKIEPVIHIVNMAKRAMEEVGVEPLISPIRGGTDGARLSYMGLPCPNLFTGGHNFHGKFEYIPTFAMEKAVEVILKIVELNNDITIS, encoded by the coding sequence ATGTCTAATGTTGTTGAACGTTTTTTAAGATATGTAAAGTATGAAACTACATCATGTGAAGATTCAAATACTGTTCCTAGTACTGAAAATCAGATTATATTTGCAAGAGAACTGGGAAAAGAACTTAAAGAATTGGGTCTTTCAGATGTATCTGTAGATGAAAATGGATATGTTATGGCAACTTTAACTTCTAATGTTGATAAACAAGTTCCAACTATAGGCTTTATTTCCCATATGGATACAAGTCCAGATATGTCAGGTGAAGATGTAAGCCCTAAAATAATAAAAAACTATGATGGAGAAGATATTGTACTCAATGAATCTAAAAATATTGTACTATCACCAGATGATTTTCCTGAACTTAAACTTTATATTGGAAAAGAGCTTATAACAACTGATGGAACTACGCTTCTAGGGGCTGATGATAAGGCTGGAATAGCTGAAATAGTTACAGCAATGGAATACTTGATTCAAAATCCACAAATACCTCATGGGACTATAAAAATAGGTTTTACCCCTGATGAAGAAATAGGTAGTGGTGCTGATCACTTTGATATAGCTAAATTTGATGCTCAATATGCATATACTGTTGATGGTGGCCCATTGGGAGAACTTGAATACGAAAACTTCAATGCAGCAGGAGTTAAAATTCATATACAAGGTAGAAATGTTCATCCAGGCTCTGCAAAAAACAAGATGATAAATTCTATGATTGTAGCTATGGAATTAAATAATATGCTACCCGTAAATGAAAGACCTGAATATACTGAAGAATATGAAGGATTTTTCCATCTTGTAGGCATGAGAGGAACAGTAGAATATACTACAATTGAATATATAATTAGAGACCACAATAAAGATAAATTTGAGCAAAAAAAGAATCTTATAAATCAAATAGTTAAGTTTTTAAATGTGAAATATGGAAATATTATATCAATTGAAATAAAAGACCAATATTACAACATGAAAGAAAAAATCGAGCCAGTAATACATATTGTAAATATGGCTAAAAGAGCTATGGAGGAAGTAGGAGTAGAACCATTGATTAGCCCTATAAGAGGAGGTACTGATGGAGCTAGACTTTCATATATGGGACTTCCTTGCCCAAATCTATTTACTGGTGGGCACAATTTTCATGGAAAATTTGAATATATTCCTACTTTTGCTATGGAAAAGGCAGTTGAAGTCATACTTAAAATAGTAGAATTGAACAATGATATAACTATATCTTAA
- a CDS encoding helix-turn-helix domain-containing protein — MNQEIGEKLKGLRTSKKMTLKELSEKTNLSIGYLSQLERGLTSVAISSLENIAFALEVDLSYFFEPPTTNENRITRSFEQKLSIVENSRFIYHNLGNDGETKNMSPFMITILPNYTNEEVIPYSHEGEEFTYVLEGVLTVFLENQRFELYPGDSMHINSTLNHNWDNYTSKLVKIICTYSPKMFDIKEHIK; from the coding sequence ATGAATCAAGAAATTGGAGAAAAGCTTAAAGGCCTTAGAACATCGAAAAAAATGACATTAAAAGAACTTAGTGAAAAAACCAATTTATCAATTGGTTATTTGTCACAATTGGAAAGAGGACTTACTTCCGTTGCAATATCTTCATTAGAAAATATTGCATTTGCTTTGGAAGTTGACTTAAGTTATTTTTTTGAGCCACCAACTACCAACGAAAATAGAATAACTCGAAGCTTTGAACAAAAATTGTCAATAGTTGAAAACTCTCGATTTATATATCATAATTTGGGAAACGATGGAGAAACCAAGAATATGTCTCCATTTATGATTACTATACTACCTAATTATACCAATGAAGAAGTAATTCCATATTCTCACGAGGGGGAAGAATTTACCTATGTTTTAGAAGGAGTTTTAACTGTTTTTTTGGAAAACCAAAGATTTGAACTATATCCAGGAGATAGCATGCACATAAATTCCACATTAAATCATAATTGGGATAACTATACAAGCAAGTTGGTTAAAATAATATGCACTTATTCTCCAAAAATGTTTGATATCAAAGAGCATATTAAATAA
- a CDS encoding DegV family protein produces the protein MAVKILSDSACDLPDEILEEYNIDILPILVSKDDEEYLDKVTIDPKKMYDDMRNGVVYKTSQIPPYMFEEKFEEIAKSGESTIYICFSSGLSGTYNTSLIVRDSIKERYSNLDLDIVDSRSASVGFGLLVYKAAKMAKEGKSKEEILKMLDFYVAHIEHIFTVDNLEYLFRGGRVSRAQAFVGGLLNIKPILDIPEDGTLRPAEKVRGRNKVLNRMLEIMEERGGNADLKNQTIGINHGDDLEGALKLKEMIEEKYGCTDFVINIIGCAIGAHSGPGTLSVFFLNEKPSQEF, from the coding sequence ATGGCAGTAAAAATTTTATCTGATAGTGCTTGTGATTTGCCTGATGAAATATTAGAAGAGTATAATATTGACATATTACCTATACTTGTAAGTAAGGATGATGAAGAATATTTAGACAAAGTCACAATCGATCCAAAGAAGATGTACGATGACATGAGAAATGGAGTAGTTTATAAAACATCGCAAATTCCACCATATATGTTTGAAGAAAAATTTGAAGAAATAGCTAAAAGTGGTGAAAGTACTATATATATATGTTTTTCATCAGGATTATCAGGAACTTATAATACTTCCTTAATAGTCAGGGATTCTATTAAGGAAAGATATTCTAATCTAGATCTTGATATAGTTGATTCTAGATCAGCTTCTGTAGGCTTTGGACTTTTAGTGTATAAAGCTGCTAAAATGGCAAAGGAAGGCAAATCAAAAGAGGAAATATTGAAGATGTTGGATTTTTATGTAGCACATATTGAACATATATTTACTGTAGATAATTTAGAGTACTTATTTAGAGGAGGAAGGGTATCTAGAGCTCAAGCATTTGTAGGAGGGTTACTAAATATAAAGCCTATACTAGATATACCGGAAGATGGTACATTAAGGCCAGCTGAAAAGGTAAGAGGAAGAAATAAAGTTTTAAATAGAATGCTAGAAATCATGGAAGAACGTGGAGGCAATGCAGATTTAAAAAATCAAACTATTGGTATAAATCATGGGGATGATTTAGAAGGAGCACTTAAATTAAAGGAAATGATTGAAGAAAAATATGGGTGTACAGATTTTGTAATAAATATTATAGGATGTGCAATAGGAGCACACTCAGGTCCAGGAACGCTATCAGTATTTTTCTTAAATGAAAAGCCAAGTCAGGAATTTTAA
- a CDS encoding aminotransferase class IV, which translates to MKNEAIRDYFVMNGEIIENRGINVFKNINKPPIYEVIRVIKGVPLFLEEHLERMRKSSDIVDYQIYRTDKEIEEDIKKLIKENNVENLNIKLLCTEIQGKGQVFLAYFIKSYYPESRVYMEGIHTILYHFERENPNAKILNVSFKEDVNRKIEENNAFEALLVNNQGYITEGSRSNMFFVKDEILYTAPKGDVLLGVTRNHIMEVCNKLGLKVVEENIHIEDLSKINASFMTGTSVNVLPISSIDKRKYDSVNNIIVKSVGDAYLKDMKKYLDLNKKIWI; encoded by the coding sequence ATGAAAAATGAAGCTATTAGAGACTATTTTGTTATGAATGGAGAAATTATTGAAAATAGAGGAATAAATGTATTTAAGAATATAAACAAACCTCCTATTTATGAAGTTATAAGAGTTATAAAAGGAGTACCGCTTTTTTTAGAAGAGCATTTAGAAAGAATGAGAAAATCATCAGATATTGTTGACTATCAGATATATAGAACTGATAAAGAAATAGAAGAAGATATAAAAAAATTAATAAAAGAGAACAATGTTGAGAATTTGAATATAAAATTACTGTGTACTGAAATTCAAGGGAAAGGACAAGTTTTTTTAGCTTATTTTATAAAAAGCTATTATCCAGAATCAAGAGTTTATATGGAAGGTATTCATACTATTTTATATCATTTTGAAAGAGAAAATCCAAATGCTAAGATACTCAATGTTTCTTTTAAGGAGGATGTGAATAGAAAAATAGAAGAAAATAATGCTTTTGAAGCACTTCTTGTAAATAATCAAGGATATATAACTGAAGGAAGTAGGTCCAATATGTTTTTTGTAAAAGATGAAATACTCTATACTGCTCCAAAGGGAGATGTGCTTTTAGGAGTTACAAGAAATCATATAATGGAAGTTTGCAATAAATTGGGTTTAAAAGTAGTGGAGGAAAATATTCATATAGAAGATTTATCTAAAATAAATGCATCTTTTATGACGGGAACGTCAGTTAATGTACTTCCCATTAGTAGCATAGATAAAAGAAAATACGATTCTGTAAATAATATAATAGTAAAATCCGTAGGAGATGCATATTTAAAAGATATGAAAAAATATTTGGACTTAAATAAGAAAATATGGATATAA
- a CDS encoding peptide ABC transporter substrate-binding protein: protein MGKSKKIIALAIAVLLCLGTLAGCGNEATTGGKSEGESGKVKEAKEQVYSFSTLDEPTGLNPLLNTTEPDYSVQRMILESLIYYVSDENGVAVIKPGIAEDWSANEDGTVYTFKIRENAVWNDGVPVKADDFVYTFRKMATPEVGSTNAWLFDNIILNFAEAHYNDGENSKYDKKPEDIGVKAIDEKTVEFTLTKPCSYFVQLLDRAKPVREDKYEEWGEEYGSSVDKIVTNGIFELENWEPNVKMNFVKNEKYWDAENVKLEKVNRYIVEEPAAAVQALLSGDTDFVGTNDPDWQGTIEAEQDKYTKFELVENNPEFYGFNCSNKYFKNPKIRLAFSLAIDREKYNEDLNHGASTPLYSLVPDVINCGEKLYKDLINEDSNVLKDLQEEYPDPKALLVEGLKEEGLDPDPSKMEIRYATRGTSEYSKKSAEWLLQEWQEKLGVTITIDMMEWNIMWDKVDEGDYDICTAGWSPDYNDPSTLLSIYDPVEGYFDSKKSGWTGSDADKYHELIEKASLSTDDKERAELFHEAEKILVGTGVIAPVYCGKATYYKANYLKGYYLSPNAGVDYTKIYIE from the coding sequence ATGGGAAAATCAAAAAAAATTATTGCCTTGGCAATAGCTGTGTTGTTATGTTTAGGAACATTAGCAGGATGTGGCAATGAGGCTACTACTGGAGGAAAATCAGAAGGAGAATCTGGAAAAGTTAAAGAAGCAAAAGAACAAGTATATAGCTTTAGTACTTTGGATGAACCTACAGGTTTAAATCCATTGCTTAATACAACTGAGCCAGATTATTCAGTACAGAGGATGATCCTTGAGAGTTTAATTTATTATGTATCTGATGAAAATGGTGTTGCAGTAATTAAACCAGGAATTGCAGAGGATTGGTCAGCAAATGAAGATGGTACTGTATATACTTTTAAAATCAGAGAAAACGCTGTCTGGAATGACGGTGTTCCAGTAAAAGCAGATGATTTTGTTTATACATTTAGGAAGATGGCTACACCAGAAGTAGGTTCTACAAATGCATGGTTATTTGATAATATTATTCTTAATTTTGCAGAAGCACATTACAATGATGGCGAAAATTCTAAATATGATAAGAAACCAGAAGATATTGGAGTAAAAGCAATAGATGAAAAAACCGTTGAATTCACATTGACAAAACCTTGTTCATATTTTGTTCAATTGCTTGATCGTGCAAAACCTGTAAGGGAGGACAAATATGAAGAATGGGGAGAAGAATATGGTTCTTCAGTAGATAAAATTGTGACTAATGGAATATTTGAACTTGAAAATTGGGAACCAAATGTTAAAATGAATTTTGTTAAAAATGAAAAGTATTGGGATGCTGAAAACGTAAAACTTGAAAAGGTTAATAGATATATTGTGGAAGAACCAGCTGCAGCAGTTCAAGCATTGCTATCTGGAGATACTGATTTTGTAGGAACTAATGATCCTGACTGGCAAGGAACAATTGAAGCAGAACAAGATAAGTATACAAAATTTGAATTAGTTGAAAATAATCCTGAATTTTATGGTTTTAATTGTTCAAACAAATATTTCAAGAATCCAAAGATAAGATTAGCATTTTCTTTGGCAATAGATAGAGAAAAATACAATGAAGATCTAAATCATGGAGCTTCTACACCACTTTATTCTTTAGTACCAGATGTTATAAATTGCGGTGAAAAACTATATAAAGATTTGATTAATGAAGATAGTAATGTATTAAAAGATTTGCAAGAAGAATATCCAGATCCAAAAGCACTTTTAGTTGAAGGACTTAAAGAAGAAGGGCTTGATCCAGATCCATCAAAAATGGAAATTAGATATGCAACAAGAGGCACATCTGAATATTCCAAAAAATCAGCAGAATGGTTGTTGCAAGAATGGCAAGAAAAGCTAGGTGTTACAATTACTATTGATATGATGGAATGGAATATTATGTGGGATAAGGTTGATGAAGGAGATTATGATATATGTACTGCTGGTTGGAGTCCTGATTACAATGACCCTAGTACATTGTTAAGCATTTATGATCCTGTTGAAGGATATTTTGATAGTAAAAAGTCAGGTTGGACAGGTTCTGATGCAGATAAGTATCATGAATTGATTGAAAAAGCGTCTTTAAGTACTGATGATAAGGAAAGAGCAGAATTATTCCATGAAGCAGAAAAAATATTGGT
- a CDS encoding aspartyl-phosphate phosphatase Spo0E family protein: MTGKTSLEVLKDEITMKREELNKLVEGNVNRQKLLKISMDLDELIYKYYLLEKEFKEDKAAD, translated from the coding sequence ATGACTGGGAAAACTTCTTTAGAAGTGCTAAAGGATGAAATTACAATGAAAAGAGAAGAATTAAATAAGTTAGTTGAAGGAAATGTAAATAGACAAAAATTACTAAAAATTAGTATGGATTTAGATGAGCTAATATACAAATATTACCTTTTGGAAAAAGAATTTAAAGAAGATAAGGCTGCTGATTAG
- a CDS encoding ZIP family metal transporter codes for MDKILNSNNVMLVGMLSSLFAGLLTAVGALPIFLTKNISDKMLDTLLGFAAGVMLAATSFSLVIPSIEYGGGGPKSALITAIGILAGGIFLDLTDKYSPHVHLLDERTEGKSSSLARIWLFIIAITIHNFPEGLAVGVGFGDNNIANGLTLAIGIGIQNMPEGLAVALALVREKYPPSKAFFIALLTGLVEPIGGLLGLWLVKVFKPILPFILAFAAGAMLFVISDEIIPETHRGGHERSATYGIMIGFVVMMFLDITLG; via the coding sequence ATGGATAAAATTTTAAATTCAAACAATGTAATGCTCGTAGGTATGTTGTCAAGCCTATTTGCAGGGCTTTTAACTGCTGTAGGTGCCTTGCCCATATTTTTGACTAAGAATATTTCTGATAAAATGTTGGACACCTTATTGGGGTTTGCTGCTGGTGTAATGTTGGCCGCCACGTCTTTTTCACTTGTCATACCAAGTATTGAATATGGTGGTGGAGGTCCTAAAAGCGCATTAATAACTGCAATAGGTATATTAGCAGGTGGAATTTTTTTAGATTTAACTGATAAATACTCGCCACATGTTCATTTGTTGGATGAACGTACTGAAGGAAAAAGTTCTTCCTTGGCTAGAATCTGGTTATTCATCATAGCCATAACTATTCACAACTTTCCAGAAGGATTAGCTGTAGGAGTAGGCTTTGGAGATAACAATATTGCAAATGGATTGACTCTAGCGATAGGTATAGGAATTCAAAATATGCCAGAAGGTTTGGCTGTAGCATTGGCATTAGTAAGAGAAAAATATCCACCTTCAAAAGCTTTCTTTATTGCACTTCTAACTGGACTAGTAGAACCTATAGGTGGACTTTTAGGCTTGTGGCTTGTAAAAGTATTCAAACCTATATTGCCCTTCATTTTAGCTTTTGCTGCTGGAGCAATGCTATTTGTTATAAGTGATGAGATCATACCAGAAACTCATAGAGGTGGACATGAAAGATCTGCTACTTACGGTATAATGATAGGATTTGTCGTGATGATGTTTTTAGACATAACATTAGGATAA
- a CDS encoding lysylphosphatidylglycerol synthase transmembrane domain-containing protein, translated as MDKKKINYLLGILITGVTLVIILTSENLKDLPGLISNTNMIYLVLALSMMLGDWIFDGLILNIITKTVHGKVRYLKSLKIAIIGQYYSAITPFSTGGQPVQVYLMSKEDISVPKGSLILFNKFIIYQMAVTFYSLVMFMLKLSFIFSKAKAALPFVIVGFVLNLLVLVGIILLFYRPEWIKPIVLYVYKFLNKMKIMKDIDKYVNRLDTAMEEYMQSVQKIKENRKNAVLLLILNIIELTFYFSITYFVYLALGLSEATFIDIIAIQSLVYMAASYIPTPGTAGASEGGYYLLFKPLFSPGLIVYALLLWRAISYYFRIIFTGIVTLVDYIVRKRKKVAA; from the coding sequence ATGGATAAGAAAAAAATAAATTATTTGCTTGGAATTCTTATTACTGGTGTGACTCTTGTCATAATTCTAACTAGTGAAAACTTAAAAGACTTGCCTGGACTTATAAGCAATACAAATATGATTTACTTGGTTTTAGCTTTAAGTATGATGTTAGGAGATTGGATTTTCGATGGACTAATATTGAATATAATCACAAAAACAGTTCATGGAAAGGTCAGATATCTTAAATCCTTGAAAATTGCCATTATAGGACAATATTATAGTGCAATTACTCCTTTTTCAACAGGAGGTCAACCAGTCCAAGTATATTTAATGAGTAAAGAAGACATATCAGTTCCCAAAGGTTCACTGATACTTTTCAATAAATTCATAATATATCAAATGGCGGTTACTTTTTATTCTCTTGTAATGTTCATGCTGAAATTGAGTTTTATATTTAGCAAAGCTAAAGCAGCACTTCCATTTGTTATAGTAGGGTTTGTGTTAAATTTATTAGTTTTAGTTGGAATAATTCTATTATTTTATAGACCAGAATGGATAAAGCCTATAGTATTATATGTTTATAAATTTTTAAATAAGATGAAAATCATGAAGGATATTGATAAATATGTAAATAGATTAGATACAGCAATGGAAGAATATATGCAGAGTGTACAAAAAATAAAAGAAAATAGAAAGAATGCGGTACTTTTATTGATTCTCAATATAATAGAATTAACTTTTTATTTTAGTATAACTTATTTTGTATATTTAGCATTAGGGCTTAGTGAAGCAACATTTATAGATATTATAGCTATACAATCACTAGTTTATATGGCAGCTTCTTATATTCCCACACCAGGAACAGCGGGAGCTTCAGAAGGTGGGTATTATTTGCTATTTAAGCCTTTATTTTCACCGGGATTAATAGTATATGCCTTACTTCTTTGGAGAGCTATTAGCTACTATTTTAGAATAATATTTACAGGTATAGTGACCCTTGTTGATTATATAGTGAGAAAAAGAAAAAAAGTGGCAGCATAA
- the cls gene encoding cardiolipin synthase, with product MNYVVDALKWIVDNILLINILLAILLVFFERRNPTITWLWLMILFFLPGIGFLIYLFLGQDLRKKKMFKIKEEEDAYFKDIVATQEKFIEKNEFNYNEPKVVEYEDIIQFHLMSNESIYTQDNDVELFFSGLDKFNSLLKSIENAKEYIHMEYYIIRSDTISTQIVKELTKKAKEGLEVKLIYDGMGGRTLPRGFFKELIKAGGEVACFFPPFSPYLSIRINYRNHRKICIIDGKVGYVGGFNIGDEYIGYSKKFGYWRDTHAKIRGSAVKGLQWRFLLDWRFASSTEIEVSEKYFPKILAQGETGIQIVSSGPDSKWTSIKDGYLKMIINARSKVYIQTPYFIPDDSILEALKIAGLSGVDVRVIIPSKPDHPFVYWASLSYIGELLQAGVKFYTYQGGFMHSKVIVMDNVVSSVGTANLDIRSFKLNFEVNAFIYDEKINREITEKIYEDLKNCREVTIEKYRKRSFIVKFKESVSRLLSPIL from the coding sequence ATGAATTATGTTGTTGATGCTTTAAAATGGATAGTAGACAATATTCTTTTAATCAATATTTTGTTAGCCATACTGTTGGTTTTCTTTGAGAGAAGGAATCCTACTATTACTTGGCTATGGCTTATGATTCTTTTTTTCTTGCCTGGTATTGGATTTTTAATTTATCTATTTTTGGGACAAGACTTAAGAAAGAAGAAAATGTTTAAAATTAAAGAAGAAGAAGATGCATATTTTAAAGATATTGTTGCTACTCAGGAAAAGTTTATTGAAAAGAACGAGTTTAATTATAATGAACCAAAAGTGGTAGAATATGAAGATATTATTCAATTTCATCTTATGAGTAATGAGTCTATCTATACTCAAGATAATGATGTAGAGCTATTTTTTTCAGGATTAGATAAATTTAATTCTTTGTTGAAGAGTATAGAAAATGCAAAAGAATATATTCATATGGAATATTATATTATTAGAAGTGATACTATTTCAACCCAAATAGTTAAAGAACTAACCAAAAAAGCAAAAGAAGGTTTAGAAGTTAAACTAATATATGATGGTATGGGAGGTAGGACACTGCCAAGAGGTTTTTTTAAGGAGCTAATTAAAGCTGGTGGTGAAGTTGCTTGCTTTTTTCCACCATTTTCGCCTTATTTAAGTATAAGAATTAATTATAGGAATCATAGGAAAATTTGTATTATAGATGGTAAAGTAGGATATGTAGGAGGATTTAATATTGGCGATGAATATATAGGGTACTCTAAAAAATTTGGGTATTGGAGAGATACTCATGCAAAGATTAGAGGAAGTGCAGTAAAGGGGTTGCAATGGAGGTTCTTGCTTGATTGGAGGTTTGCATCAAGTACTGAGATAGAAGTAAGCGAAAAATATTTTCCTAAAATTCTGGCTCAGGGTGAAACGGGGATTCAAATAGTTTCATCTGGTCCAGACTCTAAATGGACTAGTATAAAAGATGGATATCTTAAAATGATTATAAATGCAAGAAGTAAGGTTTACATTCAAACTCCATATTTTATACCTGATGATAGTATATTAGAAGCATTAAAAATAGCTGGTCTGTCTGGAGTTGATGTGAGGGTTATTATCCCATCTAAACCAGATCATCCTTTTGTATATTGGGCTAGTTTGTCTTATATAGGTGAGCTTCTTCAAGCAGGAGTCAAGTTTTATACGTATCAGGGAGGATTTATGCATAGTAAGGTGATTGTGATGGACAATGTAGTTTCATCTGTAGGTACGGCAAATTTAGACATAAGAAGTTTCAAACTAAATTTTGAAGTAAATGCATTTATATATGATGAAAAGATAAATAGAGAAATAACAGAAAAAATATACGAAGATTTGAAAAATTGCAGGGAAGTCACAATAGAAAAATACAGAAAGAGATCTTTTATTGTAAAATTTAAAGAATCAGTTTCAAGACTTTTGTCTCCAATTCTTTAA
- a CDS encoding GerMN domain-containing protein, translated as MKKKIYVFFTILSILSVVTACSNMNSKEELKGEVLEEKEDKTETEKIEEMSKVSDYFPFLQNTLMVYYGEGNEYAEQRVYFDYIEDNKAQIRMINAGTEVVQILEYKDGELRKVYSEGEFYHIKNLLKEDIKEDENVEILLKEPLKVGMSWKLPNGENRTITGSGVEINTPYKKFKALEVTTELGDKEKQIDYYVKGIGHVASIYSSADFEVKTLLESFEENKPLVHSIRFYYPEEEGTKLVYKNTDFQFRTNDSIESIFESGFKNPPSSKEISLISENTKINSIVVDKEDKIVKVDFSKELIEEMNAGSSLETQILNSMIYTFTNYYGVDKVYISTDGKPYSSGHYEIRENEYFTREDENIEELK; from the coding sequence ATGAAAAAGAAAATTTACGTATTTTTTACAATATTATCCATACTTAGTGTTGTTACAGCTTGTAGTAATATGAATTCAAAAGAAGAATTGAAAGGAGAAGTTTTGGAGGAAAAAGAGGATAAGACAGAAACAGAAAAAATAGAAGAAATGAGCAAGGTATCAGATTATTTTCCTTTTTTACAAAATACATTGATGGTGTATTATGGAGAAGGAAATGAATATGCAGAACAAAGAGTTTATTTTGATTATATTGAAGATAACAAGGCACAAATAAGAATGATAAATGCAGGAACAGAGGTAGTACAAATATTGGAATATAAAGATGGGGAACTTAGGAAAGTTTATAGCGAAGGAGAATTTTATCATATTAAGAATCTACTTAAAGAAGATATAAAAGAAGATGAGAATGTTGAAATTCTTTTAAAAGAACCATTAAAAGTGGGAATGTCTTGGAAACTTCCGAATGGGGAAAATCGCACTATTACAGGCTCTGGAGTGGAGATAAATACTCCATATAAAAAATTTAAAGCCCTAGAAGTAACAACGGAATTAGGGGATAAGGAAAAGCAAATTGATTATTATGTAAAGGGTATAGGTCATGTGGCAAGTATTTATAGTTCAGCTGATTTTGAAGTAAAAACTCTTTTAGAGAGTTTTGAAGAAAACAAACCATTAGTTCATAGTATTAGATTTTATTATCCAGAAGAGGAAGGTACAAAGCTTGTTTATAAAAATACTGATTTTCAATTTAGAACTAATGATAGTATAGAAAGTATATTTGAAAGTGGATTTAAAAATCCCCCATCATCTAAAGAAATATCTCTTATATCGGAAAATACTAAAATTAATTCCATTGTAGTAGATAAAGAGGATAAAATAGTAAAAGTGGATTTTTCTAAAGAATTAATTGAAGAAATGAATGCTGGTAGTTCATTAGAAACACAGATCTTAAACAGTATGATATATACATTTACCAATTACTATGGAGTGGATAAAGTTTATATTTCCACTGATGGAAAACCTTATAGTTCAGGACATTATGAAATTAGAGAAAATGAATATTTTACTAGAGAAGATGAAAATATTGAGGAATTAAAATAA